One Coturnix japonica isolate 7356 chromosome 20, Coturnix japonica 2.1, whole genome shotgun sequence genomic window carries:
- the CEP250 gene encoding centrosome-associated protein CEP250 isoform X1 translates to MAAREAARGQAWRRHGAGQARQEPAVSVRELQEKLLQCRSWCRELEQRLEAGGVSVQGCLSDRWETTEDHGLEKALLQLEEEQQRCENLAEVNTLLREHLNKANEVNLALKEDVGKLTADWMRAREELELKESEWRSEREFYDSYLRGEHNRLLSLWRQVLTFRRHFLEMKTATDRDLSELKAEQMRLSGSILVSCFRLNSGVQLWESVTLGRPVLAAQQAAAWTSDQPEHREGESFICGKGDSTAQQQVEKEINQKALEVMCLQVNGDLEKKELQDRVMELSALLVQSQKQNEEKEKTMKTLNDTVEMLEASRLEVEYEASITKNTKEENLALQKLIKEITEVVLGDSDSTVSIVHGDSSQHPESGNILSSLSCLDAERAFVLVQETLARRQRETQALKKELSTRQDSINFLQHQHRQQEEKCKKLQQRLEQLEEENKMSSSHQQHLQSLVQALKIDCENLEKIRAELQQKLELSEQEASRLRRSNTELQLKEDSAQGEKVEQQLAMERAHHDHELLLKDLAALEAKHSLLQSELIATREKLEESHLQKDLLKQEKHELTVALEKAEKSIAALTGAQNNLNSEIADLRVAAEKMSSINEALALDKVELNKLVLQLEQENELLSDKVNEMERAKVSEQEKMSLYKRTNEELCTEKSRLEELLKKAEEQQEGLQMQLRTLAEEKEETQEQLNQVYRQRESASSGLEQLRQQSSRQEDAVAKVSKEKEFLVHEKAALEVRLAAVERDRQGLSEQLAEARSVKDTLESSLFEAQQRLSHLEITKSQLEIQLHTVVQAKEVIQGEVKCLQYELETERSLMKQERQNMSQRLIQIEQQHNNALKLQQTDHEVEINKLLQDLASEQEGHHLELQEVLELWEKEKAETEGQHEKKLLHMKEKVATMQAQQEEERARVESANQEILTEKENEKKALLETLLQTQGELTEACHQLEQLRQEVKEQQEYEQNITEKLQEELQETHCKIKMVESMHKEEIENIREEKNILLQQRDDLQKQVEELASQLAASEESHQAIGHKAQQDLNEAQELSRQKVLEVVHLQKMLEEKRGQWEEVEHQNKELQVCLQSLEGERSRWEEVERHNTEFQASLKALESERDRLSLSLEQKELSLKTLEENNLVQQNEVSKLHSAIQQAQQLHSDHRREIEELNNQVQTLQEVVLEKEANLAAREKQLLQDLEESRAGEQCLKDSLNVLEAEMSELHLRLCSTENRAKALATECQQANNAHCEAQSQLDKLHLVLHHMLCDSTDKNKDIAAWSSEQDHVWGQTASQAKDLPVELMVDRVAAALQDLRQDLKQTRQDLNDAGKKVQDLELELSKRQTERDHFSARNQELQKQLAQSQEETQMAEGKNNSLQAALQAEAAALKKEAMTLHQEVASLERKLESAEEQKKDVLHERDRLQAVEEKLMWEIKLLQESVTASETRANTAADMNHSLEQELQTTLSVLKTKNKEVDTQREKIQMLQKEAADVKALQESLTQVNAILSKREGEMKLYQEQIRILESQKEMHKTTLDQVIKDMKEKKQKTESQQEQIQELEKKQELQRTAVSKMSKDLEDRDKEIRSQQEEIWELEKQRELQRAAIGKMTKDLAHRDQEIRSQQEEIRELEKQRELQKTAASKMSKDLKDRDEKIRSQQEQIEELEKQQELQRTALGKMSKNLEERDQEIRSQQELIRELEKHREMQRTVVNKMNKDLEERDGNISSQQELIEELEKQQELQRAVVSKMNKNLEDRDQEIKSLQELIHELEKQQEMQRSAVSKMSKELEERDQEIISQQEEIRELEKQREMQRTVVSKMSKDLEERDRVIKFQEGKLMILEQHGTSQVRSLQVDLDHMKGSLKEKNLELMALNQQIKELEMEREEVKSLHTGLEQLRAVLKDRENESDSQRNQLRLFQQYKEHQEEYLQELQGKVEKMTLSLSRKDQELESQQKQIQEAEEVMEKKLKTVYEQLEQTLETLKEKERLLDIQKQQTREYEERTEQMDVLCRDLEYSKAILREKDLMIESQKELIETFQKQEKDSMQQKEILQHLKEALKEQEQETVSLRKQCEALKEKEEKHKTDPVILQETKMSLQERERKIEVLEETISKLQQQNDDRMMQTTVIMQKLECAESSLAARDQEIASLKEHVQELQEQKESEAKQVKSLQEDLNKMSKTVKKNNLEILKQSEQINVFHIREESMKAALTSCQNQVSLLEEVVRKRDEDNETLLQKLQHQEEELKTLQNLQLMLSEKKEDIKHHGEEEKFLEEDLHRRKWETKAQGEQKELEDEEIRGLREDLQHVQQTLTKKDEEIKYQTDRIKYLESSLTGKEKELRRQSEILKQLTSALHWKDEGETLKKQIQKLQKWEEEEEVKRRVLQERDQFLKRQKELAQQLEAERKVNGEELKRVIAILKRTESGEIEWKEKAQALTLALSKSEMTNGTLREEIAILQSMVSERDKDRFHLQEAIEGGENLSWLLEKKLLWQRLECLQQAVAKLEHEKSELKQLNAELRVTLEQVEHERRRLKRSCSRQSQTSTSRFSLSESDEDKLAASRKEEVRALCSQLAELQNQVTHLQQQLAQERKYKQDYIECCAKTSQELLDLHQELSYSLEAVVREPKAAVLEAETQKLDRSLNHTLMLISLDCRSPESQLLHSAVSSTTRDGLR, encoded by the exons ATGGCGGCCAGGGAGGCGGCGCGGGGCCAGGCCTGGCGGCGGCACGGAGCGGGGCAGGCGCGGCAGGAGCCGGCGGTGTCGGTGCGGGAGCTACAGGAGAAG ctgctgcagtgtcGGAGCTGGTGTCGTGAGCTGGAGCAGCGACTTGAAGCAGGAGGGGTGAGTGTGCAG GGATGCCTGTCGGACAGATGGGAAACCACTGAAGACCACGGCCTGGAGAAAGCACTCCTCCAGTTggaggaagagcagcaaag GTGTGAGAATCTGGCAGAAGTGAATACCCTCCTTCGGGAACACCTCAATAAAGCAAATGAAGTGAATTTAGCCCTTAAAGAAGATGTTGGAAAACTGACAGCAGATTGGATGAGGGCCCGAGAAGAGCTGGAATTGAAGGAGAGTGAATGGCGCAGTGAGCGTGAG TTTTATGACAGCTACTTAAGGGGTGAACATAACCGTCTGTTGAGCCTGTGGCGTCAGGTGCTGACTTTTCGCCGTCATTTCCTGGAAATGAAGACTGCCACTGACAG GGATTTGTCAGAGCTGAAGGCAGAACAAATGAGACTCTCTGGATCCATTCTTGTAAGCTGCTTCCGGTTGAACTCTGGCGTACAGCTCTGGGAGTCTGTCACTTTGGGTAGGCCTGTACTTgctgcacagcaagcagcagcatggaCAAGTGACCAGCCAGAGCATAGGGAAGGCGAGAGCTTCATTTGTGGGAAaggggacagcacagcacagcagcaagtggaaaaggaaataaaccagAAGGCTTTGGAAGTGATGTGCTTACAAGTCAATGGGGACCTGGAGAAGAAAGAGCTTCAAGATAG GGTGATGGAGCTCTCAGCCTTGCTTGTACAGTctcagaagcaaaatgaagagaaagagaagaccATGAAAACACTTAACGACACTGTGGAGATGCTA GAAGCAAGTCGGTTAGAGGTAGAATACGAAGCTTCAATAACTAAAAATACCAAAGAAGAGAATCTTGCCCTTCAGAAGTTAATCAAAGAGATAACTGAG GTGGTGTTAGGTGACAGCGACAGCACGGTCAGCATTGTCCATGGTGACAGTTCCCAGCATCCAGAGTCTGGCAACATCCTCTCTTCTCTGAGCTGCCTTGATGCAGAGCGTGCCTTTGTGTTGGTTCAGGAAACGCTGGCAAGGAGGCAAAGAGAAACACAG GCCCTAAAAAAAGAGCTTTCTACTAGGCAAGACTCCATCAatttcctgcagcaccagcacagacagcaggaagagaagtgTAAGAAGCTGCAGCAAAGGCTTGAGCAactggaggaggaaaacaagatgtctagcagccaccagcagcacctccagtCTCTGGTACAAGCACTCAAGAT TGACTGTGAAAACCTAGAGAAGATCAGAGCAGAGCTACAGCAAAAGCTGGAATTAAGTGAGCAAGAAGCCTCACGTCTGCGTCGGAGtaacactgagctgcagctgaaggaagatTCAGCCCAAGGGGAAAaggtggagcagcagctggcaatGGAGAGAGCACATCATGACCACGAGCTCCT TCTGAAGGACTTAGCTGCACTTGAAGCAAAGCATTCATTGTTACAGAGTGAATTGATAGCCACAAGGGAGAAGCTGGAGGAATCACACCTTCAGAAGGATCTGCTGAAGCAAGAGAAACATGAGCTTACAGTGGCACTGGAAAAG GCAGAGAAATCAATAGCAGCATTGACAGGGGCTCAGAATAATTTGAATTCTGAAATAGCTGATCTACGTGTTGCCGCAGAAAAGATGAGCAGTATTAATGAAGCTCTTGCACTGGATAAAGTGGAACTGAACAAGCTTGTGTTGCAG CTGGAACAAGAGAATGAACTTCTGTCAGATAAAGTGAATGAGATGGAGAGAGCAAAGGTCTCTGAACAGGAGAAGATGTCCTTGTATAAAAGAACAAACGAAGAGCTTTGCACAGAGAAGTCCcgcctggaggagctgctgaagaaagcagaggagcaaCAGGAAGGGCTGCAGATGCAACTGAGAACActggcagaggaaaaggaagaaacacagGAGCAACTGAACCAG GTTTACCGCCAGCGAGAGTCAGCTAGCAGTGGTTTGGAGCAGTTGCGCCAGCAGTCCTCTCGCCAAGAGGATGCAGTGGCCAAGGTGTCCAAAGAGAAGGAATTCCTGGTGCATGAGAAGGCTGCCCTTGAGGTGCGACTGGCAGCTGTGGAACGGGACAGACAAGgcctttcagagcagctggcagaggcCAG GTCAGTGAAGGACACCCTGGAATCCAGCCTGTTTGAAGCTCAGCAGCGTTTATCTCACTTGGAGATCACCAAGAGTCAGCTTGAAATCCAACTTCATACAGTCGTTCAGGCTAAGGAAGTGATACAAG GGGAAGTGAAGTGTCTTCAATATGAGCTGGAAACAGAGAGATCTCTAATGAAGCAGGAACGGCAAAACATGTCACAGCGGCTCATTCAGATAGAACAGCAGCATAACAATGCCCTGAAACTTCAGCAAACTGATCACGAAGTGGAAATAAACAAACTCCTACAAGACCTG GCAAGTGAACAGGAAGGACACCATTTAGAGCTACAGGAGGTGCTGGAGCtctgggaaaaggagaaagcagagacagaagGGCAGCATGAGAAGAAACTACTTCACATGAAGGAGAAAGTTGCTACCATGCAAGCTCAGCAAGAAGAGGAACGAGCTAGAGTTGAAAGTGCCAATCAAGAG ATCTTGACAGAAAAGGAGAACGAGAAGAAAGCTTTATTAGAGACACTACTCCAAACTCAGGGAGAACTAACAGAAGCCTGCCATCAGCTTGAGCAACTCAGGCAGGAAGtgaaagagcagcaggagtATGAGCAG aacatcacagaaaaactgcaagaagagctgcaggaaactCACTGTAAGATCAAGATGGTGGAGAGTATGCACAaggaagaaattgaaaacatcagagaggaaaagaatatcCTTCTTCAGCAGAGGGATGATCTACAAAAACAG GTAGAAGAGCTGGCATCTCAGCTAGCAGCCTCTGAAGAGTCCCATCAAGCAATTGGCCATAAAGCTCAGCAAGATCTGAACGAGGCACAAGAGTTGTCCAGGCAGAAGGTACTGGAGGTTGTGCATCTTCAGAAAATGTTGGAAGAGAAGAGGGGCCAGTGGGAAGAGGTAGAACATCAGAACAAAGAACTGCAGGTGTGCCTACAGTCCTTAGAGGGGGAAAGGAGTCGATGGGAAGAAGTGGAACGTCACAATACAGAATTTCAGGCTTCCTTGAAGGCTCTAGAGAGTGAAAGAGACAG GCTATCTCTGTCTCTGGAACAGAAGGAATTGAGCCTCAAGACcttggaagaaaacaatcttGTCCAGCAGAATGAGGTGTCTAAACTACATTCTGCTATTCAACAAGCTCAGCAGCTCCACTCAGACCACAGAAGGGAAATAGAAGAGCTCAACAACCAG GTACAGACACTGCAGGAAGTGGTGCTGGAGAAGGAAGCTAACTTGGCAGCTCGGGAGAAGCAGCTGTTACAGGATCTGGAGGAATCTCGTGCAGGAGAACAGTGCTTGAAAGACTCTTTAAACGTGCTAGAGGCTGAGATGTCTGAACTTCATCTGAGGCTTTGTagcacagagaacagagcaAAGGCATTGGCTACAGAGTGCCAGCAGGCTAATAATGCCCACTGTGAAGCCCAGTCCCAGCTGGACAAATTGCACTTGGTTCTTCACCACATGCTGTGTGACAGCActgataaaaacaaagacattgCTGCTTGGAGTTCAG AACAGGATCATGTCTGGGGCCAAACTGCTTCTCAGGCCAAGGACCTCCCTGTAGAGCTCATGGTGGACAGAgtggcagcagccctgcaagaCCTGCGTCAGGACCTGAAGCAAACTCGGCAAGATCTG AATGATGCTGGGAAGaaagtgcaggacctggaaCTGGAGCTGAGCAAGAGGCAAACTGAGAGGGACCACTTCAGTGCCCGCAATCAGGAGCTACAGAAACAACTGGCTCAAAGCCAGGAAG AGACACAGATGGCAGAAGGCAAGAACAACTCTCTACAAGCAGCCTTGcaagcagaggctgctgctctAAAGAAGGAGGCTATGACGCTACATCAAGAGGTGGCATCTTTGGAAAGGAAACTTGAGAGTGCTGAGGAGCAAAAAAAGGATGTGCTG CATGAACGGGACAGACTGCAAGCAGttgaagaaaaactgatgtGGGAGATAAAACTTCTTCAGGAGTCAGTCACAGCCTCAGAAACACgagcaaacacagcagcagataTGAATCACTCCCTTGAACAAGAACTACAGACCACATTGTctgtcttgaaaacaaaaaataaggaagtGGACACTCAACGGGAGAAAATCCAGATGCTACAGAAAGAGGCAGCGGATGTAAAAGCTTTGCAGGAGAGTCTTACTCAAGTGAATGCCATCCTGtcaaagagagagggagaaatgaaGTTATACCAGGAACAGATAAGAATTCTGGAaagccagaaagaaatgcataaaaCTACTCTAGATCAAGTTATTAAggacatgaaagagaaaaaacagaagacagaatcCCAGCAAGAACAAATACAGGAGTTAGAGAAGAAGCAAGAACTGCAGAGGACTGCAGTAAGCAAAATGAGCAAAGACCTGGAAGACAGAGATAAGGAGATCAGATCccagcaagaagaaatatgGGAGCTGGAGAAGCAACGAGAACTGCAGAGAGCTGCTATAGGCAAGATGACTAAAGACCTGGCACACAGAGACCAGGAGATCAGATCCCAGCAAGAAGAGATACGGGAGCTAGAGAAGCAGCGAGAATTGCAGAAAACTGCTGCAAGTAAAATGAGCAAGGATCTAAAAGACAGAGATGAGAAGATAAGATCCCAGCAAGAACAGATAGAGGAGCTAGAGAAACAGCAAGAACTGCAGAGGACTGCCCTAGGCAAAATGAGCAAAAACTTGGAGGAGAGAGACCAGGAAATCAGATCCCAGCAAGAACTGATAAGGGAGCTGGAGAAGCACCGAGAAATGCAGAGGACTGTTGTAAATAAGATGAACAAAGACCTGGAGGAGAGAGATGGGAATATAAGTTCCCAGCAAGAACTGATAgaggagctggagaagcagcaagaACTGCAGAGGGCTGTTGTAAGCAAGATGAACAAAAACCTGGAGGACAGAGACCAGGAGATCAAATCTCTGCAAGAACTGATACATGAGCTAGAGAAGCAACAAGAAATGCAGAGGTCTGCTGTGAGCAAGATGAGCAAAGAGCTGGAGGAGAGAGACCAGGAGATTATATCCCAGCAAGAAGAGATAAGGGAACTGGAGAAGCAACGAGAAATGCAGAGGACTGTTGTAAGCAAGATGAGCAAAGATCTGGAAGAGAGGGACCGGGTGATCAAATTCCAGGAAGGGAAGCTAATGATTCTAGAACAACATGGTACATCACAGGTGAGAAGTCTGCAAGTGGATCTTGATCATATGAAGGGAAGcttgaaggagaaaaacttaGAGCTGATGGCTCTAAATCAGCAGATCAAAGAactggagatggagagagaagagGTGAAATCTTTGCACACAGGTCttgagcagctcagagcagttCTTAAGGACAGAGAGAATGAGTCTGACTCTCAAAGGAATCAGTTAAGACTCTTTCAGCAGTACAAGGAGCATCAAGAGGAGTACCTGCAAGAGCTCCAGGgtaaagtagaaaaaatgaCACTTTCTTTATCTAGAAAAGATCAAGAGCTTGAgtcacagcaaaagcaaatccAGGAAGCTGAAGAAGTCATGGAAAAGAAGTTGAAGACTGTTTATGAGCAACTGGAGCAGACGTTAGAAaccttaaaagaaaaggaaagacttCTAGACAtccaaaagcaacaaacaaggGAATATGAGGAAAGAACGGAACAGATGGATGTCTTATGTAGAGACTTAGAATACAGTAAGGCAATATTGAGAGAGAAGGATTTAATGATTGAATCTCAGAAGGAACTGATTGAGACCTtccaaaaacaagaaaaagactctatgcagcagaaagaaattctgcagCATCTTAAAGAGGCTTTAAAGGAGCAAGAACAAGAAACTGTATCCCTTAGGAAGCAGTGTGAGGcattgaaagaaaaggaggaaaagcacaAAACTGATCCAGTGAttcttcaagaaacaaaaatgtctctgcaagaaagagaaagaaagatagagGTTTTAGAGGAGACTATCTCTAAGCTTCAACAACAAAATGACGATAGGATGATGCAGACTACAGTTATAATGCAAAAACTAGAATGTGCTGAATCTTCCCTAGCAGCTAGAGATCAAGAGATAGCATCTCTGAAAGAGCATGTCCAGGAACTTCAAGAGCAGAAGGAGTCAGAAGCTAAACAGGTCAAAAGTCTACAGGAGGACCTGAACAAAATGAGCAAAACAGTGAAGAAGAACAATTTGGAAATTCTCAAACAGTCAGAGCAGATTAATGTGTTTCATATTCGTGAAGAAAGTATGAAAGCAGCTCTAACATCTTGCCAGAATCAAGTGAGTCTGCTTGAGGAAGTGGTGAGAAAGAGAGATGAAGACAATGAAACTCTTCTGCAAAAACTCCAGCACcaagaggaagaactgaagaCCTTGCAGAATCTCCAGCTTATGCTATCTGAGAAGAAAGAGGATATTAAACATCACGGAGAGGAAGAGAAGTTCCTAGAAGAAGACTTGCATAGGAGAAAATGGGAGACGAAAGCTCAAGGTGAGCAAAAAGAGTTAGAAGATGAGGAAATAAGAGGTCTTCGAGAGGATCTCCAGCATGTTCAGCAGACTCTGACAAAGAAGGATGAGGAGATCAAATACCAGACAGACAGAATCAAGTATTTAGAGAGCTCTCtgacagggaaagaaaaagagctgaggAGGCAGAGTGAAATCTTGAAACAATTAACATCGGCTCTGCATTGGAAAGATGAAGGGGAGACTCTCAAGAAACAAATCCAGAAACTCCAAAaatgggaggaagaggaggaagttAAGAGGAGGGTTCTGCAAGAGAGAGACCAATTCttgaaaaggcagaaggaaCTGGCCCAACAACTGGAAGCTGAGAGGAAAGTAAATGGGGAAGAACTGAAGCGTGTGATTGCTATTTTGAAGCGGACTGAAAGCGGAGAAATTGAATGGAAAGAGAAGGCACAGGCACTGACTCTTGCCCTTTCTAAGAGTGAAATGACCAATGGGACTTTGCGGGAAGAAATAGCCATCCTGCAGAGTATGGTTTCAGAGAGGGACAAGGACCGGTTTCATCTTCAG GAGGCTATTGAAGGTGGTGAAAACCTATCATGGCTCTTAGAGAAGAAGCTCCTATGGCAGCGGCTGGAGTGTCTGCAGCAAGCAGTTGCAAAGCTGGAACATGAAAAGTCTGAGCTGAAACAACTCAATGCTGAGCTCAGGGTAACTCTTGAGCAG GTGGAGCATGAACGGAGGAGACTGAAGAGAAGTTGTAGTCGTCAGTCACAGACAAGTACAAGCAGGTTTTCTCTCTCAGAATCTGATGAGGACAAGTTGGCTGCGTCTAGAAAG gaggAGGTTCGTGCTCTCTGCAGTCAGTTAGCTGAGTTACAGAACCAG GTGActcatctgcagcagcagttggCACAAGAACGGAAATACAAGCAGGACTATATTGAGTGCTGTGCGAAGACCAGCCAGGAGCTGTTGGACCTTCACCAAGAGCTGTCTTACTCCCTGGAGGCTGTGGTCAGGGAGCCCAAAGCTGCTGTTCTGGAGGCAGAGACTCAGAAGCTGGACCGATCTCTAAACCATACCTTGATGCTAATATCTCTGGACTGCAGATCTCCTGAGAGCCAGCTGTTGCACTCAGCAGTGAGCTCTACCACAAGGGATGGCCTGAGGTAA